In Desulfurococcaceae archaeon MEX13E-LK6-19, the genomic window AGATACTCATGAATACCTATCGCTTCACTTAGTTTATCCATAAACTCTTTTGATAAAACTTCTTCAGTAATAGCTTTGGCTTTTTGAAGAAATTCCTCAGGCCTCATAACGCATCACACTCTTTACAAGGGAGAATACTATATAGACTTATAATATTATTACGGTTGATCATTTTTTAGATCTTTGCATGCAAGAATTTATAGTCTACATGCTGTCTACGCTCAGTTTTATACCACCCTATTTTAGCCGGTAGAGTTAATGCTATGAAGGCTATTATGCCGAGGAAAAACCAGTAGATAGGAAGGAGCAGTAATTGCTTGCGATGTCTGTGTTCAATGTCAGGGAGAATATATAGTGGTGCAGACAAAGTCGATAACACTATCAAGAAAGATAAAAGCAAGACAATATTGTAAATGTTTAGCATTAACATCACAAATAATGCTATATAAGCTAAAGCTATAGATGCAATCAATAATGGATTAGAATACGTCAACAACAATTTTATCCTACTAGTGAAGCTAATTCCTTTAGACTTAATGACGTAAAGAAAACAATCTATATGACCTCTATACCATCGCAATCTCTGTCTCACAAGACTTGAAATATTTGCTGGCGAAGCCTCATAAACATCACTAGACAATAAATGTATCTTTGCACCAAGTTTCTCCGCATATATAGTTAAGAACGCGTCCTCGGTAAGAGATTCAGGAAGACCACCTATTTTCTCAATAAAACTCCGTTTCAAAAATAATCCTTCCCCACTGACAAGCGGTGTCTTAAGTATTTTAGCTAAACTAGGTAATCCTATCTTAATCCATATTAATGTATCAAAGAAGACAAGTCTACCGATAATCCCTTTTCCTGTTCTAAAAACACGAGAACCAACGATATCATAGCCTTCATTAATTTTCAGCGCTGCTTTCAAGAATTGTTGTTTATCATAAACAACATCGCCTCCATCATATATAGCTACTATATCGCCAAACTTGACATTATTTAAAACATAATTAACTGCCGTTGCCTTACCTTTCCTCACACCAGGCTTAATTAGTACACTTATATTACCTTTATTGCTTTGAGGAAAACTGCTGATCACTTTAACAACATTTTTAAGCGTTGCTTCATCATCCTGCTCTACGACTATAACTATTTTCAATAAGTTATGTGGGTAATCCTGACGAAATATGCTTTCAAGAGTTGTTTGAATATCCGATTCAGACTCTCTAAAAAGAGGTAGTATTACTAGAATCCTAGGCAGCTGACCACCATTGAGTAAGCCAATATCTTCACTGTGCCATACCTTATAATAGACGTTGGTTAGTATCCCGATGATACTGATTATACTACGTGTTATTGACAATAGGTAGACTGTGAGTATGATAGATGTTGCTAGTAATTCTATCAACTTTCTTTATCCCTAAACCAGTACTCCAGTTATTTTATTTTTAAACGGTTGTGAAAAATAAAAGTTAACATCACCTATTATGGGCTTCTTTAACATACACAGCATCGAAAATATTTGAAAAACTGCTTACACAAATTCATTAATTATTCTTTTAGCGACATCTACTGGATCAGAAGACTTTGTTATTGCTGAACCTACAATAACTATGTCAACACCTATATCCTTGAATACACCCACTCTGCCGGGCTTTAACCCGCCTGCAACAGCATATTTCACATCCTTCTTTTTGGTTTTTTGAATAATAGTTTTTATTTCATCAAGTAATTTATCCACTGTAATTCCTCTCTTTTTCTGGACATCAATACCAACATGATAAATAATTATATTGACACCAAGGTCAATAAGCTCAGATGTCCTCTCAACAGTGTTGCTAACACCAATTAAATCAACTGCAACAAGCTTACCTCTTTTTTCTGCTTCACTTACAGCCTCTTGAATTGTTGAATTATCAGCTACACCAAGAAGACTTACTATATCGGCTCCTCTGTCAAATACTATTCTTGACTCAAGACCGCCAACGTCAACTGTTTTTGTGTCGGCGAAAACTATACATTCTGTAGTCTTCTTCAGCATTTCAACAGCTATTCCTCCCCAAGACTTTATCAATGGCGTACCAGCTTCTATAATGAGGTTTTCACAACCAATATTCGTTGACAATAGAGATGCTATACGAAGAGCTTCACCTAGATCAGGAGTATCGAGAGCTACTTGGAGAAAACGCTTATTGTCTAGCATCCCCATATAGCACCCAAGGAAACTCTTTCACCTTCCATCTATATTGGTTTTAGGGTGCTTGGTGTTGGACGATATAAAGAAGATTAAACAGGAAATTAGAGAGAGAATATGGAGACTTCTCGAGGAAAAGAATGTAGCTCTGTTTCCTCGCCCCGTCTATGGGCGTATACCTAATTTTGTAGGTGCTGAGAAGGCTGCTGAGAAAATAGCTAGGATGAGTATATGGAGGAAAGCAAGTGTTATAAAAGCTAATCCAGATAGCCCACAAAAGCCTTTGAGAGCACGTGCTCTTCTCGAAGGGAAAAAGGTTGTAATGGCGTCTCCTAGGCTTAAGAAGGGATTCATTCTCTTGGATCCGCAGCAGATACCTCCTAGTAAACTTGTTTATGCATCAACGATCAAAGGGGCATTTGTTTATGGTAAAATTTTGAGTTTAAACGAGATACCTATGATAGATCTCGTTGTGACGGGATGTGTCGCAGTAGATAAGAAAGGAGCTAGGCTAGGAAAGGGTGGTGGTTACGCGGAGCTTGAGTACGCTATACTCCGTGAACTAGGTGTTATTGATGACGATACATTAGTTGTAACAACAATTCATGATCTCCAGTTAGTAGATAATATACCGCGTGAACCCCATGATCTCACTGTAGATGTTGTCGCAACGCCAACAAAAATAATTAAATTCGAGCCACGTCCGCCGAAACCAAAAGGGATAATATGGGAGATCCTGGGCGAGAAGAAAGAGCTTCCTCCTTTAAAAGAACTTAGATCTATTATTCAGCAAAAGAAGGTTAAAACTTAGGGAATTCTACTATATCGTCTATGATGCCTTCATATTCTCGTGCTTTCTCATTAACTTTTTCAAGTATCTCAATGAGTTTTCTAGCAGCCTTCCTCTTGCACTCGCCACACAAGAGTTTTCCTCCACGACACCTACTGTATATATCGTAAAGCTCGTCATCGTCTTCTGTTAGATAATACATGTAGAGCTCGTATACAGTACATTTCTCTGGTTCTCCGCCAAGACGTTTTTGTTCTTCAGCTGTTGCTCTTCCTCCAGTCAAGGCGTTCATTACTTTTTTGTATACAGTATCCTTATCGTCAGACAAGAATATCGCATAATCGGGTTTAGAGCTACTCATTTTATTTCCGTCGAGCCCTCTTATGAACTTATGGTATGTTGATGAAGGTCTTCTTAGCCCTAGTTCATTTTCAAATCTGTCGGCTAGATCCCTTGTAAGTCTTATATGGGGATCCTGGTCGACTCCTACTGGTACTAAGACGTACTTGTAACCACCGTATTCTGGAAGTTGTAGATGAAGAATATCGGATGCCTGCGTTAAAGCAGCCATAACTTTAGCTGGCTCAAGTTCACCATAAATAGCTTCCATTTCGGCCATAGTTATTTTTCTCGAGAACATCTGTATAAGCCTATAGTATGCCGTGCTGTTATTTGTCTGGAAATAATACCTTGTTTTCTTGGGGTCAAGGCCTGCTGCAAGAGAGTATTTGATATATTCTCTAGCGTATTCAAACAATTTTTTGCGGGGAATCCTGCGGACAGCGTAAGCCTCTGCATCAGCTATAGCGATGTTAATACTCACGCCAAGATCCTGGTAATACTTTAGTTCCTGGAATAACATGAAATGCCCTAGATGAACATGACCACTTGGCATAAACCCTGTCAGTATCGCCACTTTCTCTCCTTTATTTAGGGCATCAAGCCATTTATCATAGTCTCTATGTCCAAAAATTATTTTTCTCCTGAAAAACTTATGTTTGACAGGCAGTTTCTCAAGGATCTTTTCGTCTATAGGATTTATACCAAACTGCGAAAACAGTTTCTCATATTTTTCTATAGCGAAGTGGCCCCATGGATCAAGTTTTTGCGCCAAATAAGGCATCACCAGTATAGCCTATTTGCTTTCATACAACAATATATAGGTTTCTCGTGGATCAGAGCCGGAGATCCCCTCTTCACCTATCTGTGTGGACTAGGACTCATCATCTCATTTCTTCACTTATTTTGATTCCTTATTACATTTTTTAAACCCACTCTTATAATCAATGGGTGCTATTATGTCTACCACAAATACTATGAGTGTAAAAATTGATCTAAAGAAACTTTATCTTAAACTTGTTTTTAACCACAAACGATTCGTTAGATTACACGAGATCGCTAGAGATCTCTGTGTAACACCTAGAACTGCAGGAAAAATACTATCCATGATGGCAAGGCTAGGATATGTAGAGAGATGGACTACAGACATGTATCTTGTAAGAAGCCTCGATGAACTAAGTAGTAAAACAGGCAAGCAATTTAATAGATCACCTGCATAGTATTTATTTGTGAATTGCGCATGAAATCACGTACAGCATTCTACCAAGAAGTAACAAGTAAATTCATTATAATGTTACTTGTAGTATTAATAATACAGCTTCATATCGAGACTACTGAAGCCCAAGACTATGCTATAGTTAAGATAAGTATTGTCTATCCTGATTCCGAGCCAGCAAGCAATATACTTGTTGTATTAAGCTATGATGTTCTCGACAGATGTCCCTACTGCATAATTGGGAAAAATACAACCGATACAAACGGCTCAACAGAAATAATTGTACCACAAAAATACATTGGACGTGAAATCTATGTCAATGTGTTTCTCCCCATATACAATATACCATTGTTAAAATCTTATCCTCTAACCATAAACTCAACAGGACATGTAGAAGTACCAATGATAACACTCGATACTAAGCCAGAGTACTCAGCCATAATGCTTAGTGTTTCAGACGAATACGCTAATCCATTAAATGCTTTGGTTAAACTATTTTATGGTAACGAGCTTATATATGAAGGTTATACCAACAATACATCTTTATCTATAAACATGACTTTAAAAGGGATCCCTATAGTCTCTAGCGATTGGCTACAACAACAAGATGCAGACCCATTCTATAAAGTTGTGGCTCAGTATAACGGTGCTGTCACCGAAAAACTTGTTAAAGCACCTTCTATCACACATATCATAATTGATAGACATCCTCCAGCAATAACTAGTATCGACGCCCTCGTGAAATATTATACTAAAATAAACTACGTCAGCATAGTTGTAATCGTACACGTAACCGATGGTCTTAACACTAATTACACTACTGTCTCTTCAAAACTCACATACAATACTAGATCAATAATACTACGTGTAGAAGAAGAAAAAATAGTTAATAGGACAAAAATAGTTAAGCTATCCTATTCTTTCATAGATTTCGGCGGTGTTTTCAAATCATGTATTCAAGCAAATAATGTATACATACATGTTACAGTAAATGATCATGGCGGACATATAGTTGAAGAAACTATTGCTCCAGTAATAGAATTCGACAACGAAATTACCAGTGTAACAACTACTACATCACCACAGTTTACACAAACATTCACTAGCAATAATACTGGTAGCAATACAGGCACTATAACTACCACGTACCCGTCTCCAGGTTTTACTAGTTTCAATGGAAATGCATCATTTATGCCTCCAAACCAAGGCAGTATTGTAGAGGAAGAAGATGAATACAATAAGATTTTACTAGGGGTTGTATTCACAGTATTGGGTACAACTACTTTTGCTTTGGAATACTATCGTCGACGTATACAAGATACTTATCAGTAGTACTCGTCTTTTGCTTGAGCTCGTATAACGCTTTTCTCGCGAGACCAACAGCTTTCCTTGGCCTCATTGATATACCTATTCCTGCCCTGATATAGTCTGGGAGAACATCCATTATTCTCTTGTATGTATCCATTGGCATAACTCCTAGGATTATACTTCCACCAAGATAACAAGCTAGTCCACCATACCTAGTTATAATGCTTAGCATATGGCTATAGATCTCCATGATGTTTATGTATGATTCAAAGAATGTTATCTCTAGAGCTTTAATGAAACCACTTACATCAAGGAAAAGCACTACATTAGGGTCCTCGTCCCCGTTTTCGTAATAGAATGACATGGTTGTCTCGTTTAGTATTGATGAAGCTTTTAATTGTGCTGTAAAGGGATATGGGTGTATAACAGATACAAGTCTTATCTTGAAAGGTATTTGTTCGGATAGAAAACTATGTATCTCCTCGTGTACATCTCTTGAGATACCGTTTGAGAGCACAATAAAATTATTATAACTAACCGGTAACACAAAACCTCCATGCTTTCTAAAGATCTGGTGAAGCATCGTGTATATCAGGGATTGCTGGAGCTGTATAATGTCTTCTTCTTCAAACCCCACAGACGAAATCCATTTCCCTATACCCTCCAGCGAGACGACAGTAATCCTCGGCATAGCCTACTACATCCCCGTGACAGTCAACATTCAATCATTATAAACTACAGACAATACCTAGAGACATAAATCCCGACCACACTACTCAATCATTTCTCGTACTCCTACATAATTAAGAGTTCGGAAAACTAACATAGGTGAATTACCTAATAGAAATCAAAACAATTGTTGAAACCATATGGTTCACAATAATTAGAAGGATGTAAATGAAGTAATACAAGATCAAAACTGCAAGACATAATTGAGATACAAACATCTTTTACCTGATATAAACTACATTACTATTAATGGAATACAGGTTTCTTCATTATTAAAGTAGCATGCTAATACTAGTATAAGGTGGGTTTAAAATAGGTTTAAGAGATGGTTTTTCTTTAGCTAGTAGCTTTATTCGGTAAAGTAGGTATTGTTTTATTAGATTTTTTGTATAAAGTATATTATGGTGATTAGTTGACTCGTCTTAAAGTTGGTATAGTTGGGACCGGTAGGCTTGGATCTGTTCTTGCTTACCGTATTCTGGTCTCGGGGATGGTTAAAGAGCTTTATCTTGTTGATATAAGAAAAGATGTTGTATGGGGTGTTAGTGAAGATTTAAAACATGCCCTTGGGTCTTTGAGGAGAGAAGTTGTGATCAATTATTCCAGTGATCCTAGTGATTTATCGAATATGGATCTCATACTCGTTACCGCTGGAAAGCCTAGGATACCAGGTGTGCCCATGACACGTGAAGAATTAGCCGAAGCCAACGCCAATATTATACGTGATATAGCGTTAGCTGTTGGGGAACGTAATCCTGGCGCTAAGTATGTTATAATAACTAATCCTGTCGATGTAATGGCGAGCCTGTTTCTCTACTACAATAGATCTAGCTATGTGTATAGTAGTGGATGTAGTTTGGATTCAGCACGGCTCCGATGGTTTATCGCTAGGGAGACGAATACTTCTCTTGATGAAGTTAGTGGGTTTGTTATTGGTAGCCATGGCGTTGTACAAGGTATTGCAGAATCACTATTGTTCATAAGGGGAGTGCATGCACGAGAATACCTAGGCGAGAAATACGATGAATTCATTATTCGGGCCAGAGACTACGTAGAGAAGATAGCCAAACAAGTTATTGATGCCGCTGGCGCCACCATATTTGGTCCAACCGAGGTATTCACGAGAATAGTAATGGGACTAGCGGGCCTCGATATAGTAGAGAGTATAGGGTTGCCATACAGTATTAATGGCTATAAGGTCTTCGTAAGTATGCCCGCAATAATATCTGGTGCTGGAGTACAGGGTCTACCTCATTTGCTTAATGATGAAGAAAAGAATCTTTTAGATAAAGCAGCTAGACATGTTCTCAATGTTTTTCTTAATATAATGAAGAAACTTGGTGAGGCACCATGAGTGGGGAGAAGAAGAATTATTATGAGATAAGTATTAAACTCCACGAGATCTATCGTGGTAAACTAGAAGTTTTCCCTAAAGTACCCGTTGAAACCAGAGACCACTTTAGCGTATGGTATACCCCGGGAGTAGCAGGTCCGTCACGCGAAATCCATAGAGATCCCGATAAAAGCTTCATGTATACATGGAGATGGAATACTGTAGCAGTAGTAACTGATGGAACACGTATTCTGGGTCTAGGCGATATCGGGCCTGAAGCAGGGCTCCCCGTAATGGAGGGTAAAGCACTATTATTCAAGTACCTTGGCGGTGTTGATGCTGTACCACTTGCGCTGGCGACAAAGGATCCCGATAAGTTTATTGAGATAGTGAAACTTCTTGAGCCGAGCTTCGGTGGCGTGAATTTAGAGGATATCGAGAGCCCCAAGTGTTTTTACATACTTGATAAACTACGTGAAATCCTTAACATACCTGTATGGCATGATGACCAACAGGGGACAGCGCTGGTAACACTTGCCGCGCTATTTAATGCATTGAAGCTTGTTGGCAAAAAGATCAGTGAAGTCAAGATAGCTATAATCGGGGCTGGTGCAGGCGGATACAGGATCCACCACTATCTGCTTCTCGCTGGCGCAAAACCACAAAACATAATCGTCACCGACAGCAAGGGCATAATATATGATGGAAGACCAGATCTCGACTCCCCGAGAAATCAACACAAGAAATGGATAGCAAAGAACAGTAACCCCGAGAAAATAACTGGCGGCATCCCAGAGGCTATGAAGGGTAGCGATGTAGTCATAGCTATATCAAAACCCGGCCCAGGAGTCATTAAAAAGGAGTGGGTTAAAACAATGGCGTCAGACCCAATAGTATTCGCATTAGCCAACCCGGTACCAGAAATATGGCCCTGGGAAGCAAAAGAAGCCGGTGCAAAGATCGTAGCAACAGGTAGAAGCGATTTCCCCAACCAAGTCAATAATAGCCTCGGGTTCCCAGCTGTTTTCCGTGGAGCACTAACAGTCATGGCGAAGAAGATAACAGACGGCATGGCACTCGCGGCAGCAGAAGCACTAGCCAAGTATGCTGAGGAAAAAGGGCTCTCGGAAGACTACATAATACCAAGTATGAATGAAACCGGGGCATACATCAAGGAAGCACTAGCAGTAGCACAAAAAGCTATAGAAGAAGGAGTAGCAAGAAGAAAACCATCAACTACGGAACTCGAAGAAGAAATAAAGACTCTTATTGAACGCCCGAAAAAGTATCTCAACATAGCTATTAACAACATGCTCATAATAGATCATACGAAGAAGTTCTTTTAAAAGAAAATAAGTACAGGCTCAGTGACGGGGGCAGTTCATCCCGGTCTGGTCACAGGTAATACCATTCATCATTGCTTAATCTGTTACTCTTCTTTTTTAGCCTCCTTAATTATCCTTATTTTCTCCTTCATTTTCTTAAGTCTCAGCAACCCAATATAGCTAGCTAT contains:
- a CDS encoding glycosyltransferase family 2 protein, whose amino-acid sequence is MIELLATSIILTVYLLSITRSIISIIGILTNVYYKVWHSEDIGLLNGGQLPRILVILPLFRESESDIQTTLESIFRQDYPHNLLKIVIVVEQDDEATLKNVVKVISSFPQSNKGNISVLIKPGVRKGKATAVNYVLNNVKFGDIVAIYDGGDVVYDKQQFLKAALKINEGYDIVGSRVFRTGKGIIGRLVFFDTLIWIKIGLPSLAKILKTPLVSGEGLFLKRSFIEKIGGLPESLTEDAFLTIYAEKLGAKIHLLSSDVYEASPANISSLVRQRLRWYRGHIDCFLYVIKSKGISFTSRIKLLLTYSNPLLIASIALAYIALFVMLMLNIYNIVLLLSFLIVLSTLSAPLYILPDIEHRHRKQLLLLPIYWFFLGIIAFIALTLPAKIGWYKTERRQHVDYKFLHAKI
- a CDS encoding orotidine 5'-phosphate decarboxylase, producing the protein MLDNKRFLQVALDTPDLGEALRIASLLSTNIGCENLIIEAGTPLIKSWGGIAVEMLKKTTECIVFADTKTVDVGGLESRIVFDRGADIVSLLGVADNSTIQEAVSEAEKRGKLVAVDLIGVSNTVERTSELIDLGVNIIIYHVGIDVQKKRGITVDKLLDEIKTIIQKTKKKDVKYAVAGGLKPGRVGVFKDIGVDIVIVGSAITKSSDPVDVAKRIINEFV
- a CDS encoding 5-formyltetrahydrofolate cyclo-ligase, which gives rise to MDDIKKIKQEIRERIWRLLEEKNVALFPRPVYGRIPNFVGAEKAAEKIARMSIWRKASVIKANPDSPQKPLRARALLEGKKVVMASPRLKKGFILLDPQQIPPSKLVYASTIKGAFVYGKILSLNEIPMIDLVVTGCVAVDKKGARLGKGGGYAELEYAILRELGVIDDDTLVVTTIHDLQLVDNIPREPHDLTVDVVATPTKIIKFEPRPPKPKGIIWEILGEKKELPPLKELRSIIQQKKVKT
- a CDS encoding tryptophan--tRNA ligase — encoded protein: MAQKLDPWGHFAIEKYEKLFSQFGINPIDEKILEKLPVKHKFFRRKIIFGHRDYDKWLDALNKGEKVAILTGFMPSGHVHLGHFMLFQELKYYQDLGVSINIAIADAEAYAVRRIPRKKLFEYAREYIKYSLAAGLDPKKTRYYFQTNNSTAYYRLIQMFSRKITMAEMEAIYGELEPAKVMAALTQASDILHLQLPEYGGYKYVLVPVGVDQDPHIRLTRDLADRFENELGLRRPSSTYHKFIRGLDGNKMSSSKPDYAIFLSDDKDTVYKKVMNALTGGRATAEEQKRLGGEPEKCTVYELYMYYLTEDDDELYDIYSRCRGGKLLCGECKRKAARKLIEILEKVNEKAREYEGIIDDIVEFPKF
- a CDS encoding GTP cyclohydrolase IIa yields the protein MPRITVVSLEGIGKWISSVGFEEEDIIQLQQSLIYTMLHQIFRKHGGFVLPVSYNNFIVLSNGISRDVHEEIHSFLSEQIPFKIRLVSVIHPYPFTAQLKASSILNETTMSFYYENGDEDPNVVLFLDVSGFIKALEITFFESYINIMEIYSHMLSIITRYGGLACYLGGSIILGVMPMDTYKRIMDVLPDYIRAGIGISMRPRKAVGLARKALYELKQKTSTTDKYLVYVDDSIPKQK
- a CDS encoding NADP-dependent malic enzyme, which produces MSGEKKNYYEISIKLHEIYRGKLEVFPKVPVETRDHFSVWYTPGVAGPSREIHRDPDKSFMYTWRWNTVAVVTDGTRILGLGDIGPEAGLPVMEGKALLFKYLGGVDAVPLALATKDPDKFIEIVKLLEPSFGGVNLEDIESPKCFYILDKLREILNIPVWHDDQQGTALVTLAALFNALKLVGKKISEVKIAIIGAGAGGYRIHHYLLLAGAKPQNIIVTDSKGIIYDGRPDLDSPRNQHKKWIAKNSNPEKITGGIPEAMKGSDVVIAISKPGPGVIKKEWVKTMASDPIVFALANPVPEIWPWEAKEAGAKIVATGRSDFPNQVNNSLGFPAVFRGALTVMAKKITDGMALAAAEALAKYAEEKGLSEDYIIPSMNETGAYIKEALAVAQKAIEEGVARRKPSTTELEEEIKTLIERPKKYLNIAINNMLIIDHTKKFF